A single region of the Thermococcus zilligii AN1 genome encodes:
- a CDS encoding HAD family hydrolase: protein MTVYLFDFDGTLVDSNRAVEKALQLAIERTMPAVIESNLYDDYYQALFLFITGNLTYHHLGVIHELVAQGTIHEYYRLMPELIRDLPNARRTVRTLKRRGRTVISFSGEHTYPGGKVIFLKKTNWYDEFDSIITFRSTGDMLQKFEEIRKRYPDEPIVWVDDSPSRFTYITDENTLLVQKASPYKHDVAILFERDNFVKIKNLRELLEIDEELEEFLGGFP from the coding sequence ATGACAGTGTACCTCTTTGATTTCGATGGAACCCTCGTGGACAGCAATCGGGCAGTTGAGAAGGCCCTTCAGCTTGCCATCGAGAGGACAATGCCTGCGGTTATCGAGAGCAATCTCTATGATGATTACTACCAGGCGCTCTTCCTCTTCATAACGGGAAACCTTACCTACCACCACCTCGGCGTTATCCATGAACTGGTGGCCCAGGGCACAATTCACGAATACTACCGGCTTATGCCGGAACTCATACGGGATCTGCCCAATGCGAGAAGAACAGTTAGAACGCTGAAGAGGAGGGGAAGAACGGTCATAAGCTTTTCAGGGGAGCACACCTACCCCGGTGGGAAGGTCATCTTTCTCAAAAAGACGAACTGGTACGACGAGTTCGACTCAATAATAACTTTTAGGAGCACGGGAGATATGCTCCAGAAGTTTGAGGAAATAAGGAAGCGGTACCCGGATGAACCAATAGTTTGGGTTGACGACAGCCCAAGCAGGTTCACGTACATAACCGACGAAAACACCCTCCTCGTTCAGAAAGCGTCCCCTTACAAGCATGACGTAGCCATACTCTTCGAAAGGGACAATTTCGTTAAGATAAAGAACCTAAGGGAGCTGCTTGAGATAGATGAAGAGTTGGAGGAGTTCCTGGGGGGATTCCCGTGA
- a CDS encoding saccharopine dehydrogenase family protein, with protein sequence MKVLVLGAGNIGKAVAYDLRDEFDVYVADLSEERLDAVKDFATPIKLDASRFDELVETLRKFELAVGTLPGKLGYSTVKAAIKAGTDLVDVSFMPENPLELGDKAEEARVTVIFDAGFAPGLSHILMGRLWAEFDALEEGLIYVGGLPKHPRPPLYYRITWSPKDLIEEYVRRARLIRNGEVLGIDPLSEVRKVRIKDMEFEAFPSDGLRSLLLSVKAKKLEEWTLRWPGHLEKIKVLRELGFFEEKNLDFTLNVIAPLMTYESPDFSIMEVLAKGTLNGEKRAGRYIVYDEEKDGLSSMGRLTGFTASSVARIVSEGSCTYGVIPPEILGMRTDTFNRILGDLRDRGVMIEGGIENASPDNS encoded by the coding sequence GTGAAAGTTTTGGTACTTGGTGCTGGGAACATAGGTAAGGCCGTAGCCTACGATCTGAGGGATGAGTTTGACGTTTACGTTGCTGATCTAAGCGAAGAAAGGCTTGATGCCGTGAAAGACTTTGCCACGCCGATTAAACTCGACGCCTCGAGGTTCGATGAGCTGGTTGAGACACTCAGGAAGTTTGAGCTTGCAGTGGGTACTCTTCCCGGCAAGCTGGGGTATTCTACCGTCAAAGCTGCGATAAAGGCCGGAACTGACCTGGTGGACGTCTCCTTCATGCCCGAAAACCCCCTCGAACTTGGAGACAAGGCGGAAGAAGCCCGGGTTACTGTGATTTTCGATGCGGGCTTCGCGCCGGGCCTGAGTCATATACTGATGGGAAGACTCTGGGCCGAATTCGACGCCCTGGAGGAGGGCCTGATATACGTTGGAGGTCTCCCCAAGCACCCCAGGCCACCACTTTATTACAGAATTACATGGTCACCTAAAGATTTAATTGAAGAATACGTTAGAAGGGCAAGGCTGATACGGAACGGCGAAGTCCTGGGAATAGACCCTCTGAGCGAGGTAAGGAAAGTCCGGATTAAAGACATGGAATTCGAGGCGTTCCCGAGCGACGGATTAAGGAGCCTGCTGTTGAGTGTTAAGGCTAAAAAGCTGGAAGAATGGACTCTAAGGTGGCCGGGACACCTGGAGAAAATAAAAGTCCTCAGGGAGCTGGGGTTCTTCGAGGAGAAGAACCTGGACTTCACTCTCAACGTCATAGCCCCTCTCATGACTTACGAGAGCCCCGATTTCTCGATAATGGAGGTTCTCGCGAAGGGAACCCTAAACGGGGAGAAGAGGGCCGGAAGATACATTGTCTACGATGAAGAGAAAGACGGCCTGAGTTCAATGGGCCGTCTAACCGGCTTCACGGCCTCTTCAGTTGCCAGAATAGTTTCAGAGGGTAGCTGCACCTATGGAGTCATTCCTCCCGAGATACTCGGAATGAGGACAGACACTTTTAACAGAATTCTGGGAGACCTCAGGGATAGAGGCGTAATGATTGAGGGAGGGATCGAAAATGCTTCACCTGATAATAGCTGA
- a CDS encoding 16S rRNA methyltransferase, whose translation MLHLIIAESELELPPEPILDHPAILNYAKRRGKRPEEIILDSTYHHAALRKLEDGERRGRPDIVHLCLLNALESILNKEGKLRVYVHTRNDDVIYVNPEIRLPRNYTRFLGLMESLFKEKTVPKDLGLLRMEKKTMDKLIDEINPDAIFVMHEKGEKTKPWEFGRTLAEFKDPAVIVGGFPHGDFRKVDFGRRVSLYGESLMAWTVVNEVIVNAERYYLP comes from the coding sequence ATGCTTCACCTGATAATAGCTGAGTCAGAACTCGAACTTCCCCCCGAGCCGATTCTGGATCATCCGGCTATACTCAACTACGCGAAGAGACGGGGAAAGAGGCCAGAGGAGATAATACTCGACAGCACCTATCATCACGCCGCCCTCAGGAAGCTTGAGGACGGCGAGAGAAGGGGAAGACCGGACATAGTTCACCTGTGCCTCCTTAATGCCCTCGAAAGCATTCTCAACAAGGAAGGGAAACTGAGGGTTTACGTCCACACCAGGAACGACGATGTGATATACGTAAATCCCGAGATCCGGCTTCCAAGGAACTACACCAGGTTTCTTGGCCTCATGGAGAGCCTCTTCAAGGAGAAGACAGTCCCCAAAGACCTGGGCCTGCTCAGGATGGAGAAAAAAACAATGGACAAACTGATAGATGAGATAAACCCCGACGCGATCTTTGTCATGCACGAAAAGGGAGAAAAGACTAAACCCTGGGAGTTCGGAAGAACCTTGGCCGAGTTCAAAGATCCGGCCGTGATAGTGGGCGGCTTTCCACACGGGGACTTCCGGAAGGTTGACTTTGGTAGGAGAGTAAGCCTGTACGGCGAATCCCTCATGGCCTGGACCGTGGTAAACGAGGTGATAGTCAACGCCGAGAGGTACTATCTCCCATAA
- a CDS encoding tRNA-binding protein, translating to MWDTSKDYRLLVAEKSVELFLKTVERAKFKGKWDKKRAIQLAREMIPEIQTMKYTYVDPVELVDTPQMKALKEKAEGIIEALGGEDWHHKFLSLADKSEREKVEETIAKIKFFLNTILNLDKRLALGKINDPVIAVDIKVGEVMSVAKHPNADRLLVTNVNIGDRAITVVTNDLTVKEGNRVAVALLPPVNFRGITSEGMFLGAGEGVLKDVKGEIGGLPKGVPLEAFVETRNSVEAFLKG from the coding sequence ATGTGGGATACGAGCAAGGACTACCGGTTGTTAGTGGCAGAGAAAAGCGTTGAACTGTTCCTAAAGACGGTAGAAAGGGCGAAGTTTAAGGGCAAGTGGGACAAAAAGAGGGCCATCCAGCTCGCCAGGGAGATGATACCCGAGATACAGACGATGAAGTACACCTACGTTGATCCGGTGGAGCTCGTTGACACACCGCAGATGAAGGCCCTAAAGGAGAAGGCCGAGGGCATAATCGAGGCCCTGGGTGGGGAGGACTGGCACCATAAATTCCTGAGCCTCGCAGACAAAAGCGAGCGCGAGAAGGTCGAGGAGACGATAGCTAAAATAAAGTTCTTCCTCAACACTATTCTCAACCTGGACAAACGCCTCGCCCTCGGCAAGATAAACGACCCGGTCATAGCGGTCGACATAAAAGTCGGCGAGGTCATGAGCGTCGCCAAACATCCAAACGCGGACCGCCTGCTCGTCACAAACGTAAACATTGGCGATAGGGCCATAACAGTTGTCACCAATGACCTGACGGTTAAGGAAGGCAACAGGGTTGCCGTGGCCCTGCTACCCCCGGTAAACTTCAGGGGTATCACCAGCGAGGGCATGTTCCTCGGTGCCGGGGAAGGGGTTTTAAAGGACGTTAAGGGGGAAATCGGCGGACTCCCAAAGGGGGTTCCGCTTGAGGCCTTTGTCGAGACGAGAAATTCTGTGGAGGCGTTTTTGAAAGGCTAA
- a CDS encoding DUF7132 family protein, with translation MDVLKEWDVKVKLVKTKRGAILHMIELEPGHFYIEQNPLKDSKYGVAYRKIKENFPEFYMFWEIKNNRYTGKLLAGAFLEKKEIDDFITQLAKSEEYKKFEEILEEIEG, from the coding sequence ATGGATGTCCTTAAGGAGTGGGACGTTAAGGTCAAGCTCGTGAAGACCAAGCGGGGAGCGATCCTTCACATGATAGAGCTCGAACCGGGGCACTTCTACATTGAGCAGAACCCGCTGAAGGATTCCAAGTACGGGGTTGCCTACAGGAAAATAAAGGAGAACTTCCCGGAGTTCTACATGTTCTGGGAAATAAAGAACAACCGCTACACAGGCAAGCTTTTAGCTGGGGCGTTCCTCGAAAAGAAGGAGATAGACGACTTCATCACCCAGCTCGCCAAGAGTGAGGAGTACAAGAAGTTCGAGGAAATACTTGAGGAGATTGAGGGGTGA
- a CDS encoding glycosyltransferase family 4 protein: MRIALVSDWYYPKVGGVASHMHYLALHLRKRGHEVAIATNDLKTGKEEELEELGIELVKIPGTISPILDINITYSLRSNLELGEFLRDFEVVHAHHAFTPLSLKAVKAGRNLGKATLLTTHSISFSHESPLWRALGLTFPLFNHYLSFPHEIIAVSNAARAFIEHFTDVPVRVIPNGVDDEVFRPLSQKEKERVKEELGIEGRVVLYVSRMSFRKGPHVLLNAFQNLAEEVDDITLLMVGSGEMLPFLKAQARFLGIEDRVIFTGYVSGDTLPKLFGMADVFVLPSTTAEAFGIVILEAMASGIPVVASNVGGIPEVVKESGSGLLVPPGDEVALKEAVQAILGDEKLAEGLGRAGRRAVERRYSWKVVASEIEGVYNEVLSTLE, from the coding sequence ATGAGGATAGCCCTCGTCAGCGACTGGTACTATCCAAAGGTCGGCGGAGTGGCCAGTCACATGCACTACCTCGCCCTTCACCTCCGGAAGAGGGGCCACGAGGTTGCCATAGCGACGAACGACCTCAAGACAGGAAAGGAGGAAGAGCTTGAGGAACTGGGAATCGAACTCGTTAAGATTCCGGGAACCATTAGCCCCATCCTCGACATAAACATAACTTACAGCCTGAGGTCCAACCTTGAGCTTGGGGAGTTCCTGAGGGACTTTGAAGTGGTTCATGCGCACCACGCCTTCACGCCTCTGTCGCTGAAAGCCGTGAAGGCCGGGCGGAACCTCGGAAAGGCCACTTTGTTGACGACCCACAGCATTTCTTTCTCCCACGAATCGCCCCTCTGGAGGGCCCTGGGCCTGACCTTTCCACTGTTCAACCATTACCTGAGCTTTCCCCACGAGATAATAGCGGTCAGCAACGCCGCCAGGGCCTTTATAGAGCACTTTACCGACGTCCCCGTCAGGGTAATCCCCAACGGGGTTGACGACGAGGTCTTCAGGCCCCTCAGTCAAAAGGAAAAGGAGCGCGTGAAGGAGGAGCTCGGGATTGAGGGGCGCGTTGTTTTGTACGTCAGCAGGATGTCCTTCAGGAAGGGGCCTCACGTCCTCCTAAACGCCTTCCAGAACCTTGCTGAGGAGGTTGATGATATAACCCTCCTAATGGTTGGCTCGGGCGAGATGCTGCCCTTCCTGAAGGCGCAGGCCAGATTCCTTGGAATCGAGGACAGGGTTATCTTCACAGGCTACGTGTCTGGAGATACTCTCCCCAAGCTGTTTGGGATGGCGGACGTCTTTGTGCTTCCCTCCACAACTGCGGAGGCCTTTGGTATAGTAATCCTCGAAGCCATGGCCTCCGGGATTCCAGTCGTAGCTTCAAACGTTGGCGGGATTCCGGAGGTTGTAAAGGAAAGCGGAAGCGGTCTTTTGGTTCCGCCCGGTGATGAGGTAGCCCTTAAAGAGGCAGTTCAGGCCATTCTGGGTGATGAAAAACTGGCGGAGGGACTTGGAAGGGCCGGAAGAAGGGCGGTGGAAAGGAGGTACTCATGGAAAGTGGTTGCCTCGGAGATAGAGGGGGTTTATAATGAAGTCCTCTCAACTTTGGAGTAG
- a CDS encoding UbiA prenyltransferase family protein, whose amino-acid sequence MASVSAVIKNLRPFEGRAYVALIGLALFMNLPEAGPEKLITAFIAGVFFVWYAFSINNCFDVDTDSLNPVKARKNPVASGELTLKEGLVLSGLLATAGMALAFTLNREAFAVYALMTALATLYSAPPRLKARPVVDVLSHGLFFGGLPFLYGALVDGSLSRAEVWITVAVTFYSFALELRNHLGDYESDLKAGLRTTPVVIGKGKSEVLVDIFSLLAIGIVLYTLTPPMAVLSSLVVAKRGLDIDSKTAYRAFDAAMSAVLLLAGGGS is encoded by the coding sequence ATGGCATCGGTTTCAGCGGTGATCAAGAACCTCCGGCCCTTCGAGGGAAGGGCGTACGTTGCTCTGATAGGACTGGCCCTGTTTATGAACCTCCCGGAAGCAGGGCCGGAAAAATTGATAACCGCCTTTATAGCCGGCGTCTTTTTCGTGTGGTACGCGTTCTCGATAAACAACTGCTTTGACGTTGACACGGATTCGCTGAACCCGGTTAAGGCCCGTAAGAACCCGGTGGCGTCCGGGGAGCTGACGCTGAAGGAAGGGCTTGTGCTGTCAGGCCTCCTCGCAACGGCTGGAATGGCTCTCGCCTTTACCCTGAATCGAGAGGCCTTTGCGGTTTACGCCCTCATGACAGCCCTTGCGACCCTCTACTCCGCTCCACCGAGGCTGAAGGCAAGGCCAGTGGTCGATGTCCTCTCCCACGGACTTTTCTTCGGCGGATTACCATTCCTGTACGGTGCGCTGGTCGATGGGAGCCTTTCGCGGGCTGAGGTATGGATTACGGTTGCCGTAACCTTCTACTCGTTCGCCCTTGAGCTGAGGAACCACCTTGGGGATTACGAGAGCGACCTAAAGGCAGGACTCAGGACAACGCCCGTGGTAATCGGTAAGGGAAAGAGCGAGGTTCTCGTGGACATCTTTTCGCTCCTCGCCATTGGGATCGTCCTCTACACCCTCACCCCGCCAATGGCCGTCCTCTCATCCCTGGTGGTAGCTAAGAGGGGTTTGGACATTGATTCAAAAACTGCCTACCGTGCCTTCGATGCGGCAATGAGCGCAGTGCTCCTCCTCGCGGGGGGAGGTTCATGA
- a CDS encoding helix-turn-helix domain-containing protein, with translation MEDILRILARGLKFFELGETEIRIYSLLQRESLTPRQIAKALGLSERIVREKLKHLLELGLIERTLVNRGWLGYVYYAKAPQEALKGLLSRIESTLKAVEKETNLEG, from the coding sequence ATGGAAGACATCCTCCGGATCCTCGCGAGGGGCCTGAAATTCTTTGAACTCGGAGAAACGGAAATCAGGATTTACTCCCTTCTTCAGCGGGAGTCGCTGACGCCGAGACAGATTGCGAAAGCCCTCGGCCTGTCGGAGAGAATCGTCAGGGAGAAGCTGAAGCACCTCCTTGAACTGGGCCTGATCGAGAGAACGCTCGTAAACAGGGGCTGGCTGGGCTACGTTTACTACGCCAAGGCCCCCCAGGAGGCTCTCAAGGGGCTTTTAAGCCGCATTGAGTCCACGCTAAAGGCGGTGGAGAAGGAGACAAATCTTGAAGGATAA
- the pfdA gene encoding prefoldin subunit alpha gives MAERNEKLERLAYEYQLLQAQAQLLAQNLELLTLGRNEFLAVRETLEKLENVEEEKPEILVPIGAGSFLKGVVVDKKHAIVSVGAGYAVEKEINDAVSYLEGRIRDYDGAIARTQEALQKLELQLQELAKKAQELQR, from the coding sequence ATGGCGGAGAGAAACGAGAAGCTTGAGCGTCTGGCTTACGAGTATCAGCTTCTCCAGGCCCAGGCACAGTTGCTGGCCCAGAACCTGGAACTTTTGACCTTAGGAAGAAACGAGTTCCTGGCCGTCAGGGAGACCCTGGAGAAGCTTGAAAATGTGGAAGAGGAAAAACCCGAGATTCTTGTTCCAATCGGGGCCGGATCGTTTCTTAAAGGGGTCGTAGTTGATAAGAAACACGCCATAGTCAGCGTCGGGGCAGGTTATGCTGTGGAGAAGGAGATAAATGATGCGGTCTCCTACCTGGAGGGAAGAATCCGGGATTACGATGGGGCCATAGCGAGAACCCAGGAGGCCCTTCAGAAGCTTGAGCTCCAGCTTCAGGAGCTCGCCAAAAAAGCCCAAGAACTTCAGAGGTGA
- a CDS encoding CBS domain-containing protein produces the protein MVITVSIPRPIDPTFIRKIRKELGITQEELAKKSGVTQAYIAKLESGKVDPRLSTFNRILQALLECKKALPKARDVMSSPVISVKPYEKVEDVIKLMNAHNISQIPVISGNKVVGSVTERALVRRSLEYENIYDRKVVEVMDEPFPIVNEEEDLEVVKYLLEEHPAVLVQDKNGKVVGIITRVDIFKRKE, from the coding sequence GTGGTCATTACGGTTTCCATACCTCGTCCGATCGACCCTACCTTCATAAGGAAGATACGCAAGGAACTGGGAATAACACAGGAGGAGCTGGCCAAAAAGTCCGGGGTTACGCAGGCTTATATAGCCAAACTCGAGAGCGGTAAAGTTGACCCTAGGCTCTCGACCTTTAACAGGATTCTCCAGGCTCTCCTGGAGTGTAAAAAGGCCCTGCCCAAGGCAAGAGATGTTATGTCTTCACCCGTCATCTCGGTCAAGCCCTATGAGAAAGTCGAAGACGTCATAAAACTCATGAATGCCCACAACATTTCCCAGATACCGGTAATAAGCGGCAATAAGGTCGTGGGCTCGGTGACGGAGAGGGCCCTGGTGAGGCGCAGTCTGGAGTACGAAAATATATACGACAGGAAAGTCGTCGAGGTTATGGACGAACCTTTCCCAATAGTGAACGAGGAGGAGGATCTGGAAGTTGTCAAATACCTTCTGGAAGAACATCCGGCAGTGCTTGTCCAGGATAAAAACGGAAAGGTCGTGGGCATAATCACGAGGGTTGACATTTTTAAAAGAAAGGAGTGA